A single genomic interval of Daucus carota subsp. sativus chromosome 1, DH1 v3.0, whole genome shotgun sequence harbors:
- the LOC108204639 gene encoding protein NRT1/ PTR FAMILY 1.2 — translation MGKMEEEEHLLESNKQNSHGGFKTMSCIIANAALEKAATFGLNANMILYLENEYHMGLVTGTNIITLWTSASNFLPVLGAFLADSSVGRYSMIAFGAIVGLLGTISLWLTTIIPQARPPLCGDSTTSCNSSTTFQVVFLCFSLGLISIGAGGIRSASMAFGADQLVHGNNDNKKSLGALESYFGWYYVASSVAIIISLTFVAYIQEHLGWQVGFGIPAVFMLSGAMLFFSASSIYIRVKDRSSLFTSFFQVIVASYRNRHFISASEENNVYHHKKESALVVPSEKLRFLNKACIVGDPERYLTANGDILDPWGLCTVDQVEELKAVLKVIPLWITGVLMSVSVSPGSIILVQTMAMDRHITSSFEIPAASLSISFFISCVLSVVFYDRIIVPLASKLKGKSFCFTSKLKMGIGILMSILFMAVLAFIEYTRRGIAIQQGLVDNPEVTVNMSALWLILPYCLMGIGEAMNSIGQYEFFYSEFPKSMSSIAATLRDLSMSAGGLLATVMLNIIDQATSRGGKPSWISSNINQGHYDYFYLVIAGLGIINMLYYLLCSWAYGPCEMAAVKVPQKQDEIVHDSCS, via the exons ATGGGCAAGATGGAGGAGGAAGAGCATCTTCTGGAGAGCAACAAGCAAAACAGCCATGGTGGCTTCAAGACCATGTCATGCATCATTg CAAATGCAGCACTTGAGAAGGCAGCCACATTTGGTCTGAATGCTAATATGATACTGTACTTGGAAAATGAGTATCATATGGGCTTAGTCACTGGCACAAATATAATCACTTTGTGGACTTCAGCAAGCAATTTCTTGCCTGTTCTTGGTGCTTTTCTTGCTGATTCTTCTGTTGGTCGCTACTCGATGATCGCCTTTGGAGCCATTGTTGGACTTCTG GGAACGATTTCGTTATGGCTAACAACCATAATTCCGCAAGCAAGGCCTCCTCTTTGCGGTGATTCTACTACATCATGCAACTCCTCCACAACTTTTCAAGTGGTTTTCTTATGTTTCTCTCTCGGACTCATATCAATTGGCGCTGGGGGCATCCGTTCAGCTTCAATGGCCTTTGGTGCAGATCAATTAGTCCACGGAAATAATGATAATAAGAAAAGTTTGGGTGCCTTAGAAAGTTACTTTGGCTGGTATTATGTTGCTTCCTCGGTTGCAATTATCATTTCCTTAACTTTTGTTGCCTATATACAAGAACACTTGGGTTGGCAAGTTGGTTTCGGGATTCCTGCTGTGTTCATGTTGTCAGGAGCCATGTTATTCTTTTCGGCTTCTTCAATATATATCAGAGTAAAGGATAGATCAAGCCTGTTCACCAGCTTCTTTCAAGTGATTGTAGCATCGTACAGAAACCGACATTTTATATCAGCCTCAGAGGAAAATAACGTCTACCATCATAAGAAGGAATCAGCACTTGTTGTCCCAAGCGAGAAGCTTAG GTTTCTTAACAAGGCCTGTATTGTGGGTGATCCTGAAAGATACTTGACTGCCAACGGAGACATTCTGGATCCATGGGGTCTTTGTACAGTTGATCAAGTGGAGGAGCTAAAAGCCGTACTCAAGGTGATTCCATTGTGGATAACTGGAGTCCTAATGTCTGTATCCGTGAGTCCTGGAAGCATAATATTAGTCCAAACAATGGCCATGGATCGCCACATCACATCAAGCTTTGAAATCCCAGCAGCATCGCTAAGCATCTCTTTTTTCATTTCTTGTGTCTTATCTGTTGTTTTTTATGACCGGATAATTGTTCCACTAGCATcaaaattaaagggaaaatcTTTTTGTTTCACCTCCAAACTGAAAATGGGGATTGGAATTCTCATGTCTATCTTATTCATGGCTGTCTTGGCATTCATAGAATATACACGACGAGGAATTGCAATTCAACAAGGACTAGTAGACAATCCAGAAGTCACGGTAAACATGTCAGCTCTGTGGCTTATACTACCGTACTGTCTAATGGGAATCGGAGAGGCCATGAACTCTATAGGCCAATATGAGTTCTTTTACTCGGAGTTCCCTAAAAGCATGTCAAGCATAGCTGCAACTCTCCGTGACTTATCAATGTCAGCCGGAGGCTTGCTAGCAACTGTAATGCTGAACATCATCGATCAGGCTACGAGTCGAGGAGGGAAGCCAAGTTGGATATCCAGCAACATAAACCAGGGTCACTATGATTACTTTTACTTGGTCATTGCTGGACTTGGGATTATCAACATGTTATATTATCTTCTTTGCAGCTGGGCTTATGGTCCTTGCGAAATGGCTGCAGTAAAGGTTCCTCAGAAACAAGATGAAATAGTTCATGACTCATGTAGTTAG
- the LOC108204640 gene encoding protein NRT1/ PTR FAMILY 1.2 — translation MEEQEPLLDSVDQKNAGGFRNMSFIIANASFEKAATFGLNANMILYLTNDYHLGMVSGANIVNLWTAAGNFLPVVGAFVADSSVGRYPLIAFGSIVGLMGTILLWLTTMIPRARPPFCSVSTAQCDPSTTFQVIVLCFSLGLSSIGVGGIRSASMAFGADQFVKGYNKEKSLAALESYFSWYYAATVLAITISLTFVVYIQEQLGWQVGFGIPAVFMLLGALLFFSASSFYIRSKDTSSLITGFFQVIVASYKNRNFTSDSDKTIVYHHKKESELIVPSAKLRFLNKACIVGDSKNYLTGKQIPGSWSLCTIDQVEELKAVLKVIPMWSTGVLMSVTVSQGSITLVQTMSMDRHITSSFEIPAASLSISFFISAILWILFYDRVIVPIASRLLGKPFYLTPKLKMGIGILLSILFMAVLAFIEYTRRGIVLKQKISDNQESAAKMSALWIIIPYCLIGIGEAMNTVGQYEFFYSEFPKSMSSIASTLRDLSLSVGGLAATYILTIVDQVSRRNGKPSWISSNIDQGHYDYYYLVIAGLCVINMFYYVLCSWAYGPCELSARKDFQQQDKIDED, via the exons ATGGAAGAACAAGAGCCTCTGCTGGATAGCGTCGATCAGAAAAATGCAGGAGGCTTCAGAAATATGTCATTCATCATCG CAAATGCGTCGTTTGAGAAGGCAGCAACTTTCGGGCTGAATGCAAATATGATTCTGTACTTGACAAATGACTATCATTTGGGCATGGTCAGTGGGgcaaatattgtaaatttatGGACAGCAGCTGGAAATTTTTTGCCTGTTGTGGGTGCTTTTGTTGCAGATTCGTCTGTAGGTCGCTATCCATTGATTGCATTTGGATCCATTGTTGGCCTTATG GGAACGATTCTGTTATGGCTAACAACCATGATTCCACGAGCAAGGCCTCCCTTCTGCAGTGTTTCTACCGCACAATGTGACCCCTCCACTACTTTCCAAGTGATTGTTTTATGCTTCTCTCTCGGGCTCTCATCAATTGGCGTCGGGGGAATCAGATCAGCTTCCATGGCCTTTGGTGCAGATCAATTTGTCAAGGGATACAATAAGGAAAAAAGTTTGGCAGCTTTAGAAAGTTACTTTAGCTGGTATTATGCTGCTACTGTACTCGCGATCACCATTTCTTTAACTTTTGTTGTCTATATTCAAGAACAATTAGGTTGGCAAGTTGGTTTTGGAATTCCTGCCGTGTTCATGTTGTTGGGAGCTTTGTTATTCTTTTCGGCATCCTCATTCTACATCAGATCAAAGGATACATCAAGCCTGATCACCGGCTTTTTCCAAGTGATTGTAGCATCCTACAAAAACAGAAATTTCACAtctgactcagataaaactatTGTCTACCACCATAAGAAGGAATCAGAACTTATAGTACCAAGCGCGAAACTGAG GTTTCTCAATAAAGCCTGCATTGTTGGAGACTCTAAGAACTACTTGACTGGCAAGCAGATTCCGGGCTCATGGAGCCTCTGTACAATAGATCAAGTGGAGGAGTTAAAGGCGGTATTGAAGGTGATCCCAATGTGGTCAACAGGAGTCTTAATGTCTGTAACCGTGAGTCAGGGCAGCATAACATTAGTCCAAACAATGTCCATGGATCGACACATCACTTCAAGCTTTGAAATCCCAGCAGCATCATTAAGCATCTCCTTTTTCATTTCTGCCATACTATGGATTCTTTTTTATGACCGCGTAATTGTCCCAATAGCATCAAGATTATTAGGAAAGCCTTTTTATCTCACCCCCAAGCTGAAAATGGGAATTGGAATACTTCTGTCAATTTTATTTATGGCTGTCTTAGCATTCATAGAATACACAAGAAGAGGAATTGtactaaaacaaaaaatttcagACAATCAAGAATCCGCGGCAAAAATGTCTGCACTCTGGATTATTATACCATACTGTTTGATTGGCATTGGAGAGGCTATGAACACAGTAGGCCAATATGAGTTCTTTTACTCAGAGTTCCCGAAAAGCATGTCAAGCATTGCTTCAACTCTGCGTGACTTATCCTTGTCTGTCGGAGGCTTGGCAGCAACTTATATATTGACCATTGTCGATCAGGTTTCAAGAAGAAACGGAAAACCAAGTTGGATTTCAAGCAACATAGACCAGGGTCATTATGATTACTATTATTTGGTGATTGCTGGCTTGTGTGTTATCAACATGTTCTATTATGTTCTTTGTAGTTGGGCTTATGGTCCTTGTGAATTGTCAGCTAGGAAGGATTTTCAGCAACAAGATAAAATTGATGAGGACTGA
- the LOC108211886 gene encoding protein NRT1/ PTR FAMILY 1.2, giving the protein MEENEPLLESNKQKSYGGFRTLACIIANESLEKAAAFGLSANLILYLENEYHMGLVTGTNIINLWGAAGNFLPVPGAFLADSGVGRYPMIAVGSVFGLLGMILVWLTTVIPEARPPICDILTAECSSSTAPQVIFLCFSLGLTAIGAGGIRSASMAFGADQFVKRYNQEESLAALESYFGWYYVASAVAVIISLTFVAYIQEHSGWQVGLGVPAVLMLLGVLLFFSASSFYIRSQDKSSLFTSFSQVIVASYKKRRFTITPDINNVYYHKKESALVVPSDKLRFLNKACIVEEPERHLTADGDIQDPWSLCTVDQVEELKAILKVIPMWSTGVILSVTLSQGSLQLVQALSMDRHITPGFEIPAASLGVFTFISAISSVVLYDRVIVPLASRIMEKPFHLTSKTKMGTGIFLSILSMLVLAYIEYVRRGLATQQGLSEPVVNMSVFWLILPNCLIGIAEAINAVGQCEFFYSEFPKSMSSIGSTLRGLTFTVGGLVATAMLNIVDQVTRRGGKASWISSNINQGHYDYYFLMIAGMCVVNMLYYLVCSWAYGPCELVAVKDSQKER; this is encoded by the exons ATGGAGGAAAATGAGCCACTTTTAGAGAGCAACAAGCAAAAGAGCTATGGTGGCTTCAGGACCCTGGCATGCATCATTG CAAATGAGTCATTGGAAAAGGCAGCAGCTTTTGGGCTGAGTGCTAACTTGATACTGTACCTGGAGAATGAGTATCACATGGGTTTAGTTACTGGGACAAATATTATCAATTTATGGGGAGCTGCTGGCAATTTCTTGCCTGTTCCTGGAGCTTTTCTTGCTGATTCTGGTGTTGGTCGCTACCCTATGATCGCGGTTGGATCTGTATTTGGCCTCCTG GGGATGATTCTAGTATGGCTAACAACCGTGATTCCAGAAGCAAGGCCACCAATTTGCGACATACTTACTGCAGAATGCAGCTCCTCCACAGCTCCACAAGTGATTTTCTTATGTTTCTCTCTCGGGCTCACAGCAATTGGTGCAGGGGGTATCCGCTCAGCTTCCATGGCCTTTGGTGCAGATCAATTTGTCAAGAGATACAACCAGGAAGAGAGTTTGGCTGCCCTGGAAAGTTATTTTGGCTGGTATTATGTTGCTTCTGCAGTTGCAGTTATCATTTCCTTAACTTTTGTTGCCTATATTCAAGAACACTCGGGTTGGCAAGTTGGTCTTGGAGTTCCTGCAGTGTTGATGCTGTTGGGAGTGTTGTTATTCTTTTCGGCTTCTTCTTTCTACATCAGGTCACAGGATAAATCAAGCTTGTTCACTAGCTTCTCCCAAGTCATTGTAGCTTCCTACAAAAAAAGGCGTTTCACAATAACCCCGGATATAAATAATGTCTACTATCATAAGAAGGAATCAGCACTTGTTGTCCCAAGTGATAAACTGAG GTTCCTCAACAAGGCCTGTATCGTCGAAGAGCCTGAAAGGCACTTGACAGCGGATGGAGACATTCAGGACCCGTGGAGCCTCTGTACAGTTGATCAAGTGGAGGAGTTAAAAGCCATTCTGAAGGTGATCCCAATGTGGTCTACAGGAGTTATCTTGTCTGTAACCTTAAGTCAGGGTAGTTTACAGCTAGTCCAAGCCCTGTCCATGGATCGACACATCACTCCAGGTTTTGAGATCCCAGCAGCATCTTTAGGCGTCTTCACTTTCATTTCTGCCATATCATCCGTCGTTCTTTATGACCGTGTAATTGTTCCTCTGGCATCCAGAATCATGGAAAAGCCTTTTCATCTCACCTCCAAAACAAAAATGGGAACTGGAATATTTTTATCCATCTTAAGCATGCTCGTCTTAGCTTACATAGAGTACGTCAGAAGAGGCCTCGCAACTCAACAAGGCCTGTCAGAACCCGTAGTAAACATGTCAGTATTCTGGCTCATATTACCAAACTGTTTGATTGGCATTGCAGAGGCTATCAACGCAGTAGGCCAATGTGAGTTCTTTTACTCCGAGTTCCCCAAAAGCATGTCCAGCATTGGCTCAACTCTACGCGGACTAACATTCACTGTCGGAGGCCTGGTGGCAACTGCAATGCTGAACATTGTGGATCAGGTTACAAGAAGAGGAGGGAAAGCAAGTTGGATATCAAGCAACATAAACCAAGGTCATTATGATTACTATTTTCTGATGATTGCTGGAATGTGTGTTGTCAACATGTTATATTATCTTGTTTGTAGCTGGGCCTATGGTCCTTGTGAACTGGTTGCAGTGAAGGATTCACAGAAAGAAAGGTGA
- the LOC108196726 gene encoding uncharacterized protein LOC108196726 translates to MRKQSLVIDEKVEVRSTDDGFLGSWHSGTVISLEKGIRLVQYDHLLSDSNDKLVESVNVNNVVDGFDCMLVIDCCFRNLIRPVSPLIDFDLRGVEYGQCVDVYYLDAWWEGVIFDRRDGEKERSVFFPDLGDELRAEVGCMRVSQDWDECSGDWKVRGKWLLLELIDELEKCWPVVVSIKQIWYDIRVKQGFVENVKEWTCLRSDVWRGLLEEVIVDNFKLTVKELYRELEVSGVKGLGECYQILELSGSELYDLIKSEPAGVIGGDEPVENVGLHMVPLSSSVEGVENVGLDMVPLSSSVEGEAQCVSPSKIAAMDSNVDDELYKDGSCAKNDEFCNNSRKGLKKINLNVWYSADLAPRSCEDAIKVYLKCQASMDRIQIPHKVTVNLRRHLLYLGWKVEYIQKEGFRRWRYTQPDGTDKFNSLVKVCEQIGKSDFAEVSQFPSEEKNKSGDAVECEVSLDQYRLRDVDDPVVLTPLAKTSQGCQSELLKDSQGMLEYEYCPQAVISYYSLEFKKTAYPKHHDLFKDMQVKAKKHLSAVGWKFYIVLKNGRKKELRYRAPWGKVFLSLRSACKGYLDENRKVCKLADMTDKQQHQNNEEEDDLCSVCHSDGTLILCDRCPSAFHSRCVGLKEDPCDAVWFCPSCCCRICGAGENSCDSEVSAEYSFVNCDQCARQYHISCLKKKEIVPDSYPIGCWFCNKKCEQISFALKSLLGKPVQVGTNGLTWTLLRYVNPEESVQSDIGNLKENDRKLKVALRVMLECFVSVKEPRTRSDIVEDVIYNRGSRVNRLNYRGFYTVLLEKNDKSVSAATVRIYGEKVAELPFVATRFRYRRQGMCHILLNELEKLLRELGVERLVLPAIPEMLDTWTSSFGFSVMPQSDRLKLLDYTLINFPGTTMCQKLLSKNHCIESSPRKTIEQHCGVANRNDNVDLGNSSTVIVGLPAVQVLGQRSKNRVRGSRSRANGVDRSSGLVSHCQTTGFKLIPSQSKITLKSSVDETDCKEDENRGNGKITCSKRRKIAKPVEGVAC, encoded by the coding sequence ATGAGAAAGCAAAGCCTTGTGATTGATGAGAAAGTGGAGGTTCGATCCACTGATGATGGGTTTCTTGGTTCGTGGCATTCTGGTACTGTGATCTCTCTCGAAAAGGGTATTCGATTAGTTCAATATGATCATCTTTTATCTGATAGTAATGATAAGCTTGTTGAGTCTGTCAATGTGAATAATGTTGTTGATGGTTTTGATTGCATGTTGGTTATTGATTGTTGTTTTCGTAATTTGATACGTCCTGTGTCGCCTTTGATTGATTTTGATTTGCGGGGTGTTGAGTATGGGCAATGTGTTGATGTTTATTATTTGGATGCTTGGTGGGAAGGTGTGATTTTTGATCGTCGAGATGGGGAGAAAGAGAGGAGTGTTTTTTTTCCGGATTTGGGTGATGAATTGAGGGCTGAGGTTGGGTGTATGAGGGTTAGTCAGGATTGGGATGAGTGTAGTGGGGATTGGAAGGTGCGTGGGAAGTGGTTGTTACTTGAGTTGATTGATGAATTGGAGAAGTGTTGGCCGGTTGTTGTTTCGATTAAACAGATTTGGTATGATATTAGGGTGAAGCAGGGGTTTGTTGAGAATGTGAAGGAGTGGACTTGTTTGAGGAGTGATGTGTGGAGAGGGTTGTTGGAGGAAGTGATTGTGGATAATTTTAAGTTGACTGTGAAGGAGTTGTACCGGGAGTTGGAGGTTTCGGGGGTAAAGGGATTGGGGGAGTGCTATCAGATTTTGGAGCTAAGTGGTTCTGAATTGTATGATTTGATAAAGAGTGAACCTGCTGGTGTGATTGGTGGAGACGAACCGGTGGAGAATGTTGGATTGCATATGGTGCCTTTATCTAGCTCAGTCGAAGGTGTGGAGAATGTTGGATTGGATATGGTGCCTTTATCTAGCTCAGTCGAAGGTGAAGCACAATGTGTGAGTCCTTCAAAAATAGCAGCCATGGATTCTAATGTTGATGATGAGTTATACAAGGACGGTTCATGTGctaaaaatgatgaattttgcaATAATAGTCGTAAAGGGTTGAAAAAAATTAACCTTAATGTTTGGTATTCGGCTGATTTGGCTCCCAGGTCTTGTGAAGATGCAATCAAGGTTTACTTGAAGTGCCAAGCATCCATGGATAGGATTCAGATTCCCCACAAGGTTACAGTAAATCTCAGGAGACACCTCTTATATTTGGGCTGGAAAGTTgaatatattcaaaaagaagGTTTCCGGAGATGGCGTTATACCCAACCTGATGGCACTGATAAGTTTAATTCACTTGTTAAAGTCTGTGAGCAAATAGGAAAATCTGATTTTGCAGAAGTTTCTCAGTTTCCTTCAGAAGAGAAAAATAAGTCAGGGGATGCTGTTGAGTGTGAAGTTTCTCTTGATCAATATAGGTTGAGAGATGTTGATGATCCGGTGGTCTTAACTCCATTAGCAAAGACGTCTCAAGGATGTCAAAGTGAACTTTTAAAAGATTCTCAGGGTATGTTAGAGTATGAATATTGTCCGCAAGCTGTTATAAGTTATTATTCACTTGAATTTAAGAAAACAGCTTACCCCAAACATCATGATTTATTTAAGGATATGCAAGTGAAAGCAAAGAAGCACCTGTCTGCTGTTGGGTGGAAGTTCTATATCGTATTAAAAAATGGTAGGAAAAAGGAATTGAGGTACCGGGCGCCATGGGGAAAGGTGTTCCTTTCACTTCGATCAGCTTGCAAGGGATATTTAGATGAAAATAGAAAGGTGTGCAAGCTAGCTGATATGACTGATAAACAGCAGCATCAGAACAATGAAGAAGAAGACGATTTATGCTCGGTCTGTCATTCTGATGGTACATTAATTTTATGTGACCGGTGTCCATCTGCTTTCCATTCACGTTGTGTAGGTTTGAAAGAGGATCCCTGTGATGCTGTTTGGTTCTGCCCATCATGCTGCTGCAGAATTTGTGGTGCGGGTGAAAACAGTTGCGACAGTGAAGTGTCTGCGGAATACAGTTTTGTTAATTGTGATCAATGTGCGCGTCAATATCATATAAGTTGCCTAAAGAAGAAAGAAATTGTGCCAGATAGTTATCCTATTGGATGTTGGTTCTGCAATAAAAAATGTGAACAAATTTCATTTGCACTCAAAAGCCTTCTAGGTAAGCCAGTTCAAGTTGGGACAAATGGTTTAACTTGGACTTTATTAAGGTATGTGAATCCTGAAGAATCTGTTCAGTCTGATATTGGGAATCTGAAAGAGAACGATAGAAAACTTAAGGTTGCTCTCAGAGTGATGCTGGAGTGTTTTGTATCCGTAAAGGAACCTCGAACTAGGAGCGACATTGTTGAAGATGTTATATATAACAGAGGGTCAAGGGTAAACCGTTTGAACTATCGTGGGTTCTACACAGTGCTTCTAGAGAAAAATGATAAATCAGTTAGTGCAGCTACTGTAAGAATTTATGGAGAGAAGGTGGCAGAATTACCCTTTGTTGCTACACGTTTCCGATATCGAAGACAAGGAATGTGTCACATTCTGTTGAATGAGCTTGAGAAGCTACTCAGAGAACTAGGAGTGGAGAGGCTAGTTTTGCCCGCTATTCCAGAGATGCTCGACACTTGGACATcttcatttggattttcagtGATGCCCCAATCGGATAGATTGAAACTGTTGGATTATACTCTTATAAATTTCCCGGGCACTACCATGTGCCAAAAACTTTTATCGAAGAATCACTGCATAGAATCAAGTCCACGAAAAACTATTGAACAACATTGTGGTGTTGCCAATAGAAATGATAATGTGGATCTTGGAAATAGCAGTACTGTCATTGTAGGGCTTCCAGCAGTTCAAGTGCTAGGCCAGAGATCCAAGAATCGTGTTCGAGGCAGTAGAAGTAGAGCTAACGGTGTTGACAGATCATCTGGCCTGGTGAGCCATTGCCAAACCACTGGTTTTAAACTTATACCTTCTCAAAGTAAGATCACTCTCAAGAGTTCAGTTGACGAAACTGACTGCAAAGAAGATGAGAACCGTGGTAATGGTAAAATCACGTGCAGCAAGAGGAGAAAGATAGCGAAGCCTGTGGAGGGAGTTGCATGCTAG
- the LOC108225417 gene encoding probable beta-1,4-xylosyltransferase IRX9H, whose protein sequence is MASIRRTLSPVTRPGMLMNGEANLVASPLSRSSSSNQNHTLPNSSSSGYGFYTVQSFISDFFSHKSSRPLEKTKLKGHVWRRAIFQFLVCFFLGIFVGLTPFVSLDMSPSYTPEGPEFPLKKFSPFMANEKMVVDELPTKSENVSLKLHLTVEDNSNVTSDASIAPQSFGEALNKLLIIVTPTYARPFEAYYLNRLAHTLKSIPPPVLWIVVEMNSQSVETADLLRKTGVMYRHLACIKNLTEIKYRSLHQRNLALSHIEMHRLDGIVFFADDTNIYTTELFEQMRLIRRLGTWAVAKLVPGTSQIALEGPVCNGGHVLGWHSRDGRRRSRRFHVGMSGFAFNSTILWDSKRWHRPNPKPIRQLDTVKEEVQVSTFVEQIVEDESQMEGLPQNCSKVMVWHLQIKSPSLYSYPPHWLLKNNLNVVHPLNSQF, encoded by the exons ATGGCTTCTATTCGTAGAACATTATCTCCAGTTACCCGTCCTGGAATGTTAATGAATGGAGAAGCCAATTTAGTTGCATCTCCTCTTTCCAGGTCTTCCTCCTCTAACCAGAACCACACACTGCCAAATAGTAGTTCATCGGGATATGGCTTTTACACAGTTCAATCGTTTATATCAGATTTTTTCTCGCATAAATCATCTCGACCCCTGGAAAAGACAAAACTGAAGGGCCATGTTTGGAGAAGGGCTATATTTCAATTCTTGGTGTGTTTTTTTCTTGGAATTTTTGTTGGGCTCACCCCATTTGTCTCCTTGGATATGTCCCCCAGTTACACACCTGAAGGGCCAGAGTTTCCTTTGAAGAAATTCTCACCTTTCATGGCGAATGAGAAAATGGTAGTAGATGAACTGCCTACAAAAAGTGAAAATGTTTCATTGAAGTTGCATTTGACTGTCGAGGACAACAGTAATGTAACTTCTGATGCAAGTATTGCGCCCCAATCATTTGGTGAGGCCTTAAATAAGCTTCTGATAATTGTGACTCCAACATATGCTCGGCCATTTGAAGCATATTATTTGAATCGTTTGGCTCACACGTTGAAATCGATTCCACCTCCTGTATTGTGGATCGTTGTCGAGATGAATTCTCAATCTGTGGAAACAGCTGACTTGTTGAGAAAAACTGGAGTTATGTACAGGCATCTCGCCTGCATTAAGAACTTGACAGAGATAAAATATAGGAGCTTGCACCAAAGAAACCTGGCATTATCCCACATTGAGATGCATAGGCTTGATGGAATAGTTTTTTTTGCAGATGATACGAACATTTATACTACTGAACTTTTTGAACAGATGAGGCTAATCAG GCGGCTTGGAACATGGGCAGTGGCAAAATTGGTGCCTGGTACAAGCCAAATTGCGTTGGAAGGTCCAGTATGCAATGGAGGTCATGTTCTAGGATGGCACAGTAGAGATGGGAGAAGAAGATCACGTAGATTCCATGTGGGAATGTCTGGGTTTGCATTCAACAGTACCATACTTTGGGATTCAAAGAGATGGCACCGGCCTAATCCTAAACCTATTAGGCAGCTTGATACAGTCAAAGAAGAGGTCCAA GTGAGTACATTTGTTGAACaaattgttgaagatgaaaGCCAAATGGAGGGCCTACCTCAGAACTGCTCAAAGGTCATGGTGTGGCATCTTCAAATCAAATCCCCGTCTTTGTATTCATATCCTCCTCACTGGCTCTTGAAAAATAATCTAAATGTAGTTCATCCACTCAACTCACAATTCTGA